In the genome of Kitasatospora cathayae, one region contains:
- a CDS encoding uracil-xanthine permease family protein: MDLGVRWKLHGDGRTPAPGAVVRPDERLSWPRTAGLGAQHVVAMFGASFVAPVLMGLDPNLAIMMSGVSTVIFLLATRGKVPSYLGCSLSFVGVAAVIRAQGGTSATVTGAVLVVGVVLFLAGLAVQYFGARIIHATMPPIVTGAVVMLIGFNLAPVTASTYWPQDQWTALLVMLFTGLAVVCLRGFWSRVAIFLGLVFGYGISFVFDRVFGKIHSVDGGGHMTDHWRLDLSGVGKADWIGLPAFHGPSFQWSAILVALPVVIALIAENAGHVKAVGEMTGENLDDKLGTAISADGVGSVLSTALGGPPNTTYSENIGVMAATRVYSTAAYWAAAGFALLFGICPKFGAVVAAIPGGVLGGITVILYGMIGLLGAQIWTKSGVDLRNPLNLVPAAAGIIIGIGNVTLKFTDTFSLSGIALGTLVVITGYHALRALAPAHLKAQEPLLDEGTSSYDEPPLGEGERPAP; this comes from the coding sequence ATGGATCTCGGCGTGCGCTGGAAGCTGCACGGCGACGGGCGTACGCCCGCGCCGGGAGCGGTCGTCCGCCCCGACGAACGGCTCTCCTGGCCCCGCACGGCAGGGCTCGGCGCCCAGCACGTGGTCGCCATGTTCGGCGCGAGCTTCGTCGCCCCGGTGCTGATGGGGCTGGACCCCAACCTGGCGATCATGATGTCCGGCGTCTCGACCGTGATCTTCCTGCTGGCCACCCGCGGCAAGGTGCCCAGCTACCTCGGCTGCTCGTTGTCCTTCGTCGGGGTCGCCGCGGTGATCCGGGCGCAGGGCGGCACCAGCGCGACGGTGACCGGCGCGGTGCTCGTGGTGGGCGTCGTGCTGTTCCTGGCGGGCCTGGCGGTCCAGTACTTCGGGGCGCGGATCATCCACGCGACGATGCCGCCGATCGTCACCGGCGCCGTCGTCATGCTGATCGGCTTCAACCTGGCCCCCGTGACCGCCTCGACGTACTGGCCGCAGGACCAGTGGACGGCGCTGCTGGTGATGCTGTTCACCGGGCTCGCGGTGGTGTGCCTGCGCGGCTTCTGGTCGCGGGTGGCGATCTTCCTGGGGCTGGTCTTCGGGTACGGGATCTCCTTCGTGTTCGACCGGGTCTTCGGAAAGATCCACTCGGTGGACGGCGGCGGGCACATGACCGACCACTGGCGCCTGGACCTGTCCGGCGTCGGCAAGGCCGACTGGATCGGCCTGCCCGCCTTCCACGGCCCCTCCTTCCAGTGGTCCGCGATCCTGGTCGCGCTGCCCGTGGTGATCGCGCTGATCGCGGAGAACGCCGGGCACGTCAAGGCGGTGGGCGAGATGACGGGCGAGAACCTGGACGACAAGCTGGGCACCGCGATCTCGGCCGACGGCGTCGGCTCCGTGCTCTCCACCGCGCTCGGCGGCCCGCCCAACACCACGTACTCCGAGAACATCGGCGTGATGGCCGCCACCCGGGTCTACTCCACGGCCGCCTACTGGGCCGCGGCCGGCTTCGCGCTGCTGTTCGGCATCTGCCCGAAGTTCGGCGCCGTCGTGGCCGCGATCCCCGGCGGGGTGCTCGGCGGCATCACCGTCATCCTGTACGGCATGATCGGCCTGCTCGGCGCGCAGATCTGGACCAAGTCCGGGGTCGACCTGCGCAACCCGCTGAACCTGGTGCCGGCGGCGGCGGGCATCATCATCGGCATCGGCAACGTGACGCTGAAGTTCACCGACACCTTCAGCCTCAGCGGGATCGCGCTGGGGACGCTCGTCGTCATCACCGGCTACCACGCCCTGCGGGCGCTGGCCCCGGCCCACCTCAAGGCCCAGGAGCCGTTGCTGGACGAGGGCACCTCCTCCTACGACGAGCCGCCCCTGGGCGAGGGGGAACGGCCCGCCCCGTAG
- a CDS encoding glycoside hydrolase family 2 TIM barrel-domain containing protein, with amino-acid sequence MTNHYVEDYSPGRGALTPRAWYPLSDAKALSLNGSWRLRVSPTADAEDDSFAEPGFDAGDWARVVVPGHWVLQGDGCFGRPAYTNHRYPFPVDPPRVPTENPTGDHLRVFDLPEDWPADGGAVLRFDGVESCARVWLNGTDIGEFKGSRLPHEFAVGHLLERSGNVLAVRVHQWSAGSYLEDQDQWWLPGIFRDVTLLHRPAGSAGDFFVHASYDHHTGRGTLLVDSDIEGRVTVPALGIDIATGETVTVPVCPWSAEVPTLYEGELTTEGERVPLRIGFRTVESADGLIKVNGRAVLFKGVNRHEWHRETGRALDLETMRQDVLLMKRHNLNAVRTSHYPPHPAFLDLCDEYGLWVIDECDLETHGFVEQAWRDNPADDDRWTPALLDRAARMVERDKNHPSVIIWSLGNEAGTGRGLTAMAEWIHARDTSRLVHYEGDGSCRDTDMYSRMYAGHAEVEQIGKELDGGTRKRRELPFILCEYAHAMGNGPGGLADYQRLFEAYDRLQGGFVWEWIDHGIAHPGLGYAYGGDFGEELHDGNFVCDGLLFPDRRPSPGLVEYKKVIEPVRIVPDGTGGSVRVTNGYDFADLSALAFEWSYQADGETVASGSLSVPALAPGESADVKLPQPPAGHEAVETQWTVRAVLAADTAWAPEGHEIAWGQIPVAARPLPVLRPAVRPVLGPVAGDGVITLGPAAFDARTGAPKAIGAIEVSDLRLDVWRAPTDNDEGTDWLTGSCDAKLWRDLGLHRMRHRLDAVEPGENALTVRTRVAPAASEFGLTTVYRWTSDGDRLRLAVSVSPDGEWPAPLPRLGVRLALACADTVRWFGAGPGEAYPDTKSAARLARHESTVDGLQTPYLRPQENGARADVRWAEIGGLRIEGDPAFHLTARRWTTEQLDAATHLTDLTPGDTVWVNLDHALHGIGTASCGPSPLPQYQLRAQRAEFSFVFSQLH; translated from the coding sequence ATGACCAACCACTACGTCGAGGACTACTCCCCAGGCCGCGGGGCCCTGACCCCCCGCGCCTGGTACCCCCTATCGGACGCCAAGGCCCTGTCACTCAACGGAAGTTGGCGACTTCGCGTGTCACCGACGGCCGACGCCGAGGACGACTCGTTCGCCGAGCCCGGATTCGACGCCGGCGACTGGGCGCGGGTGGTGGTCCCGGGGCACTGGGTGCTCCAGGGAGACGGCTGCTTCGGCCGGCCCGCCTACACCAACCACCGCTACCCGTTCCCGGTCGACCCGCCGCGCGTACCGACGGAGAATCCGACCGGTGACCACCTGCGCGTCTTCGACCTGCCCGAGGACTGGCCGGCCGACGGCGGCGCGGTGCTGCGCTTCGACGGCGTCGAGTCCTGCGCCCGCGTCTGGCTCAACGGCACGGACATCGGGGAGTTCAAGGGCTCCCGCCTGCCGCACGAGTTCGCCGTCGGACACCTGCTCGAGCGAAGCGGCAACGTGCTCGCCGTCCGCGTCCACCAGTGGTCGGCCGGCTCGTACCTGGAGGACCAGGACCAGTGGTGGCTGCCCGGCATCTTCCGCGACGTCACCCTGCTGCACCGCCCGGCGGGCAGCGCGGGCGACTTCTTCGTGCACGCCTCCTACGACCACCACACCGGCCGGGGCACCCTGCTCGTCGACTCCGACATCGAGGGCCGGGTGACCGTGCCCGCCCTGGGCATCGACATCGCGACGGGGGAGACGGTCACGGTGCCGGTGTGCCCCTGGTCGGCCGAGGTGCCGACGCTGTACGAGGGAGAGCTGACCACCGAGGGCGAGCGCGTGCCGCTGCGGATCGGCTTCCGGACCGTGGAGTCGGCGGACGGTCTGATCAAGGTCAACGGCAGGGCGGTGCTCTTCAAGGGCGTCAACCGCCACGAGTGGCACCGCGAGACCGGGCGCGCCCTCGACCTGGAGACCATGCGCCAGGACGTGCTGCTGATGAAGCGCCACAACCTCAACGCGGTCCGCACCTCGCACTATCCGCCGCACCCGGCATTCCTCGACCTGTGCGACGAGTACGGCCTGTGGGTCATCGACGAGTGCGACCTGGAGACCCACGGCTTCGTCGAACAGGCCTGGCGCGACAACCCCGCCGACGACGACCGCTGGACCCCGGCGCTGCTCGACCGCGCCGCCCGCATGGTCGAACGGGACAAGAACCACCCGTCGGTCATCATCTGGTCACTCGGCAACGAGGCCGGCACCGGACGCGGCCTGACCGCGATGGCCGAATGGATCCACGCCCGCGACACCTCCCGCCTCGTGCACTACGAGGGCGACGGGAGCTGCCGGGACACCGACATGTACTCGCGGATGTACGCCGGCCACGCCGAGGTCGAACAGATCGGCAAGGAACTGGACGGCGGTACCCGCAAGCGCCGCGAACTCCCCTTCATCCTTTGCGAGTACGCCCATGCCATGGGCAACGGCCCCGGCGGACTCGCCGACTACCAGCGGCTCTTCGAGGCCTACGACCGGCTGCAGGGCGGCTTCGTCTGGGAGTGGATCGACCACGGCATCGCCCACCCCGGGCTCGGCTACGCCTACGGCGGCGACTTCGGGGAGGAACTGCACGACGGCAACTTCGTCTGCGACGGCCTGCTCTTCCCCGACCGCCGGCCCTCACCCGGCCTGGTGGAGTACAAGAAGGTCATCGAACCCGTCCGCATCGTGCCCGACGGGACCGGGGGCAGCGTACGGGTCACCAATGGGTACGACTTCGCCGACCTGTCCGCACTGGCCTTCGAGTGGTCGTACCAGGCGGACGGCGAAACGGTCGCATCCGGCAGCCTGTCCGTGCCGGCGCTCGCACCCGGCGAGTCGGCGGACGTGAAGCTGCCCCAGCCGCCCGCCGGACACGAGGCCGTCGAGACGCAGTGGACGGTCCGGGCCGTGCTGGCCGCCGACACCGCCTGGGCGCCCGAGGGCCACGAGATCGCGTGGGGCCAGATCCCGGTGGCCGCACGGCCGCTTCCGGTCCTGCGCCCCGCCGTCCGCCCGGTTCTCGGGCCCGTCGCGGGCGACGGGGTGATCACGCTGGGCCCGGCCGCTTTCGACGCCCGCACCGGCGCACCCAAGGCCATCGGCGCCATCGAGGTGAGCGATCTGCGGCTGGACGTGTGGCGGGCACCCACCGACAACGACGAGGGCACGGACTGGCTGACCGGCAGCTGCGACGCCAAACTGTGGCGCGACCTGGGCCTGCACCGCATGCGCCACCGACTCGACGCGGTGGAACCCGGCGAGAACGCGCTGACCGTGCGAACCCGAGTGGCCCCGGCCGCCTCGGAGTTCGGCCTCACCACGGTCTACCGCTGGACCTCCGACGGCGACCGCCTGCGGCTGGCCGTGTCCGTGAGCCCCGACGGCGAATGGCCCGCACCACTGCCCCGCCTGGGCGTGCGACTCGCCCTCGCCTGCGCCGACACAGTGCGCTGGTTCGGTGCCGGCCCCGGCGAGGCCTACCCGGACACCAAATCCGCCGCCAGACTCGCTCGCCACGAGTCCACCGTCGACGGCCTGCAGACGCCCTACCTGCGCCCGCAGGAGAACGGCGCACGAGCCGACGTCCGCTGGGCCGAGATCGGCGGCCTGCGCATCGAGGGCGACCCGGCGTTCCACCTCACCGCCCGCCGCTGGACCACCGAGCAACTCGACGCGGCCACCCACCTCACCGACCTCACGCCCGGTGACACCGTGTGGGTCAACCTCGACCACGCCCTGCACGGCATCGGCACCGCCTCCTGTGGCCCGAGCCCGCTGCCGCAGTACCAGCTGAGGGCCCAGCGGGCCGAATTCTCCTTCGTCTTCTCCCAGCTCCACTGA
- a CDS encoding PIG-L family deacetylase — translation MADRPLTLMAVHAHPDDEATGTGGVLARYAAEGIRTVLVTCTDGACGDGPGGVKPGEDGHDPQAVAALRREELEASCRVLGVDHLELLGYGDSGMMGWPANDAPGSFWNTPVADGAARLAELIQHYRPDVVVTYDENGFYGHPDHIQAHRITMAALDLAPGLAPKVYWTTAPHSAMKRFGEVMREFGADWDVPASESAEPDGEGGEAAGAGSAVEAPELPPIGLPDEEVTTWVDTHAYGGQKYDALAAHASQGENIFFLRMGKERFTELMGTETFLRVRDTTGAPLPEQDLFAGLR, via the coding sequence ATGGCCGACCGGCCCCTGACACTGATGGCAGTGCACGCCCACCCCGACGACGAGGCCACCGGCACCGGCGGCGTCCTCGCCCGCTACGCCGCCGAGGGCATCCGCACCGTCCTGGTCACCTGCACCGACGGCGCCTGCGGCGACGGCCCCGGCGGCGTCAAGCCCGGCGAGGACGGGCACGACCCGCAGGCGGTGGCCGCCCTGCGCCGCGAGGAGCTCGAGGCCAGCTGCCGCGTCCTCGGCGTCGACCACCTCGAACTGCTCGGCTACGGCGACTCCGGGATGATGGGCTGGCCCGCCAACGACGCCCCCGGCTCGTTCTGGAACACCCCCGTCGCCGACGGCGCCGCCCGCCTGGCCGAGCTGATCCAGCACTACCGGCCGGACGTCGTCGTCACCTACGACGAGAACGGCTTCTACGGCCACCCCGACCACATCCAGGCCCACCGCATCACCATGGCCGCCCTTGACCTGGCCCCCGGCCTGGCACCCAAGGTGTACTGGACCACCGCGCCGCACTCGGCGATGAAGCGCTTCGGCGAGGTGATGCGGGAGTTCGGCGCCGACTGGGACGTGCCGGCCTCGGAGTCGGCCGAACCGGACGGCGAGGGCGGGGAGGCCGCCGGGGCCGGGTCGGCCGTCGAGGCCCCCGAGCTGCCGCCGATCGGGCTGCCGGACGAGGAGGTCACCACCTGGGTGGACACCCACGCCTACGGCGGCCAGAAGTACGACGCGCTGGCCGCCCACGCCAGCCAGGGCGAGAACATCTTCTTCCTGCGGATGGGCAAGGAACGCTTCACCGAGCTGATGGGCACGGAGACCTTCCTCCGCGTCCGCGACACCACCGGAGCGCCGCTGCCCGAGCAGGACCTGTTCGCCGGCCTGCGCTGA
- a CDS encoding 3-oxoacyl-ACP synthase III family protein, with amino-acid sequence MLPAATPRIGITAVGSHLPARRITSQQLQDEITAHAKLALPERMLEKATGIRTRHFAADDEYASTLATAAARRALAARGLDPGDIDLLLFASATRDICEPATAHIVQSELGTRAHALDVSNACNSFLNGIDLARAMILAGRARRALVVTGETPSRAMRRDPADAAALRDAFAGYTFGDAGAAVIVEPVERGGILDTATVTASEHWQAGGIPGGGSRHPRGDEYSYFRGGGKELRGIFEQIGPAALAALAERTGLTWDDYARVLVHQVTAPYLERFVELTGAPADRLVLTVPELGNVASATIGIQLDRVKEQLKPGEKALMIGLGGGVSLMTMVWEAS; translated from the coding sequence ATGCTTCCAGCAGCGACACCGAGGATCGGCATCACCGCCGTCGGCTCCCACCTGCCCGCCCGCAGGATCACCTCCCAGCAGCTCCAGGACGAGATCACCGCCCACGCCAAACTCGCCCTGCCCGAGCGGATGCTCGAGAAGGCCACCGGCATCCGCACCCGCCACTTCGCCGCCGACGACGAGTACGCCTCCACCCTCGCCACCGCCGCCGCCCGCCGGGCCCTGGCCGCCCGCGGCCTCGACCCGGGCGACATCGACCTGCTGCTCTTCGCCTCCGCCACCCGGGACATCTGCGAGCCCGCCACCGCCCACATCGTCCAGTCCGAACTCGGCACCCGCGCCCACGCCCTGGACGTCAGCAACGCCTGCAACAGCTTCCTCAACGGGATCGACCTGGCCCGCGCGATGATCCTCGCCGGCCGCGCCCGCCGCGCCCTGGTGGTCACCGGCGAGACCCCCAGCCGCGCGATGCGCCGCGACCCCGCCGACGCCGCCGCCCTGCGCGACGCCTTCGCCGGCTACACCTTCGGCGACGCCGGCGCCGCCGTCATCGTCGAACCGGTCGAACGCGGCGGCATCCTCGACACCGCCACCGTCACCGCCTCCGAACACTGGCAGGCCGGCGGCATCCCCGGCGGCGGCTCACGCCACCCGCGCGGCGACGAGTACAGCTACTTCCGCGGCGGCGGCAAGGAGTTGCGCGGCATCTTCGAACAGATCGGCCCCGCCGCCTTGGCCGCCCTCGCCGAACGCACCGGCCTCACCTGGGACGACTACGCCCGGGTGCTGGTGCACCAGGTCACCGCCCCCTACCTGGAGCGCTTCGTCGAACTCACCGGCGCCCCGGCCGACAGGCTGGTGCTCACCGTACCCGAACTCGGCAACGTCGCCAGCGCCACCATCGGCATCCAACTCGACCGCGTCAAAGAGCAGTTGAAGCCGGGGGAGAAGGCCCTGATGATCGGCCTGGGTGGCGGCGTCTCCCTGATGACCATGGTCTGGGAGGCCTCATGA
- a CDS encoding glycosyltransferase yields MTLWVIIPAYQEQARIDGALRALAAQHDRDFTLLVADNGSTDATVATVRAFAAHAPFPVQILVEPEKGVGCAVDTAFRHAIAHGATLLARTDADCLPEPGWTAAARAALLARDALVCGRVTARRDEHGPAGRALFRLLVALGAFFGRIRPAHHRRHGYLAPYRMHAGNNMAITAALYQAVGGMPRRPSPTDRAFLNQVRRHTTAITRSRDMVVQNSTRRIRAYGVIGTARWYLERGAGPRPADIR; encoded by the coding sequence ATGACCCTCTGGGTGATCATCCCCGCCTACCAGGAGCAAGCCCGGATCGACGGCGCCCTACGCGCCCTCGCCGCCCAGCACGACCGCGACTTCACCCTCCTGGTCGCCGACAACGGCTCCACCGACGCCACCGTCGCCACCGTCCGCGCCTTCGCCGCCCACGCCCCCTTCCCGGTCCAGATCCTGGTCGAACCGGAGAAGGGCGTCGGCTGCGCCGTCGACACCGCCTTCCGCCACGCCATCGCCCACGGCGCCACCCTGCTCGCCCGCACCGACGCCGACTGCCTGCCCGAACCCGGCTGGACCGCCGCCGCCCGCGCCGCCCTCCTCGCCCGCGACGCACTGGTCTGCGGCCGCGTCACCGCCCGCCGCGACGAACACGGACCGGCCGGCCGCGCGCTCTTCCGCCTCCTGGTCGCCCTCGGCGCGTTCTTCGGCCGCATCCGCCCCGCCCACCACCGCCGCCACGGCTACCTCGCCCCCTACCGGATGCACGCCGGCAACAACATGGCCATCACCGCCGCCCTCTACCAGGCCGTCGGCGGCATGCCCCGGCGCCCCTCACCCACCGACCGCGCCTTCCTCAACCAGGTCCGCCGCCACACCACCGCCATCACCCGCAGCCGCGACATGGTCGTCCAGAACTCCACCCGCCGCATCCGCGCCTACGGCGTGATCGGCACCGCCCGCTGGTACCTCGAACGCGGCGCCGGCCCACGCCCCGCCGACATCCGCTGA
- a CDS encoding AMP-binding protein, whose amino-acid sequence MLDHLAHALRTHHPDRPAVLHHTRTGTTRTRIRRGDLADLADGYAAALHARRLTPGATLGLALRPGPRALAALLAAHRLGLRVAVLDPTAGPDVLAAHLALAAPRLILADAAAQAATGWAAPLARRADLHLPRLTTLGPVATLGHRLPGCAPRLRPATTPVPPRHHDPDADAVIVFTSGTTARPRAVVHTHAGLAAGLHTVTDLVRPRPATTVVGGTFFVLAPALAAGATVALPARTPTALARQLTHLAPAHTYLTPPQLRTALTAGAHLTGTLWTGSAPADAALLRRAKHAGADQAWSVYALTELFPAAAVEETDKSAHTDDGDLVGHPLPGIRTRLADDGELHLTGPGARHRYLGHEPDPWIRTGDRATLAPDGRIVLAGRLKDMVLRRARNIYPGLYEPALHIPGVELALLVGVPDTDGDERLVALVQPAPGTDPQQLRTRLEGPLRRMGAARPDALLFGTVPLAGRSRKPDRAAASAHCARELA is encoded by the coding sequence GTGCTCGACCACCTCGCCCACGCCCTGCGCACCCACCACCCCGACCGCCCCGCCGTCCTGCACCACACCCGCACCGGCACCACCCGCACCCGCATCCGCCGCGGCGACCTCGCCGACCTCGCCGACGGCTACGCCGCCGCCCTGCACGCCCGCCGCCTCACCCCCGGCGCCACCCTCGGCCTCGCCCTGCGCCCGGGCCCCCGCGCCCTCGCCGCCCTGCTCGCCGCCCACCGCCTCGGCCTGCGCGTCGCCGTCCTCGACCCCACCGCCGGACCCGACGTCCTCGCCGCCCACCTCGCCCTCGCCGCACCCCGCCTCATCCTCGCCGACGCCGCCGCCCAGGCCGCCACCGGCTGGGCCGCACCCCTCGCCCGCCGCGCCGACCTCCACCTGCCCCGCCTCACCACCCTCGGCCCCGTCGCCACCCTCGGCCACCGCCTGCCCGGCTGCGCACCCCGCCTGCGCCCCGCCACCACCCCCGTCCCACCCCGGCACCACGACCCGGACGCCGACGCCGTCATCGTCTTCACCTCCGGCACCACCGCCCGCCCCCGCGCCGTCGTCCACACCCACGCCGGCCTCGCCGCCGGCCTGCACACCGTCACCGACCTGGTACGCCCCCGGCCCGCCACCACCGTCGTCGGCGGCACCTTCTTCGTCCTCGCCCCCGCCCTCGCCGCCGGCGCCACCGTCGCCCTGCCCGCCCGCACCCCCACCGCCCTCGCCCGCCAACTCACCCACCTCGCACCCGCCCACACCTACCTCACCCCACCCCAACTGCGCACCGCCCTCACCGCCGGCGCCCACCTCACCGGCACCCTGTGGACCGGCTCCGCCCCCGCCGACGCCGCCCTGCTGCGCCGCGCCAAACACGCCGGCGCCGACCAGGCCTGGAGCGTCTACGCCCTCACCGAACTCTTCCCCGCCGCCGCCGTCGAAGAGACCGACAAGAGCGCCCACACCGACGACGGCGACCTCGTCGGCCACCCCCTGCCCGGCATCCGCACCCGCCTCGCCGACGACGGCGAACTCCACCTCACCGGCCCCGGCGCCCGCCACCGCTACCTCGGCCACGAACCCGACCCCTGGATCCGCACCGGCGACCGCGCCACCCTCGCCCCCGACGGCCGCATCGTCCTCGCCGGCCGCCTCAAGGACATGGTGCTGCGCCGCGCCCGCAACATCTACCCCGGCCTGTACGAACCCGCCCTGCACATCCCCGGCGTCGAACTCGCCCTGCTCGTCGGCGTACCCGACACCGACGGCGACGAACGCCTCGTCGCCCTCGTCCAACCCGCCCCCGGCACCGACCCCCAGCAACTGCGCACCCGACTCGAGGGCCCGCTGAGGCGCATGGGCGCCGCCCGCCCCGACGCCCTGCTGTTCGGCACCGTCCCGCTCGCCGGCCGCTCCCGCAAACCCGACCGGGCCGCCGCATCCGCCCACTGCGCACGGGAGTTGGCCTGA
- a CDS encoding cytochrome P450, with product MTTPAPPLAASRRARRRDRTVYLRSHPLLFALLCATRHRPVLRLGRTLLVHDPDAYRHALTRIPLARTAPGTTGGTAAQLTGGRLLFDQDGDDHRTARRALATDLGAAALPRLRPLWQAVLAERVPALATGTLELVDLAEELAATTAAALTGTSAPPRQLARAAREAAAATARDHLPGPRRHSRTAGDAAARLTALLPDPRDAMLAVAAVNTTVAALPRAVAWCADARRWPAVDEHTAPALAAELLRLTAPSPLLPRAAAADATLAGHPVRAGDRLILVARHAARAHHRTPPEDPAATQAVFGTGTHACPGAALARTQLADTLLALAPHHPHVTRARVDRHAALPGYAHLTLRAEGTR from the coding sequence ATGACCACCCCAGCCCCGCCCCTCGCCGCCTCCCGCCGGGCCCGCCGCCGCGACCGCACCGTCTACCTGCGCAGCCACCCGCTCCTGTTCGCCCTGCTCTGCGCCACCCGCCACCGCCCCGTCCTGCGCCTGGGCCGCACCCTGCTCGTCCACGACCCCGACGCCTACCGCCACGCCCTCACCCGCATCCCCCTGGCCCGCACCGCACCCGGCACCACCGGCGGCACCGCCGCCCAACTCACCGGCGGCCGGCTCCTGTTCGACCAGGACGGCGACGACCACCGCACCGCCCGCCGCGCCCTGGCCACCGACCTCGGCGCCGCCGCCCTGCCCCGACTGCGCCCGCTGTGGCAGGCCGTCCTCGCCGAACGCGTCCCCGCCCTGGCCACCGGCACCCTCGAACTCGTCGACCTCGCCGAGGAGTTGGCCGCAACCACCGCCGCCGCCCTGACCGGCACCAGCGCCCCGCCCCGCCAACTCGCCCGCGCCGCCCGCGAAGCCGCCGCCGCCACCGCCCGCGACCACCTGCCCGGCCCCCGCCGCCACAGTCGTACGGCGGGCGACGCCGCCGCCCGCCTCACCGCCCTGCTGCCCGACCCCCGCGACGCCATGCTCGCCGTCGCCGCCGTCAACACCACCGTCGCCGCCCTGCCCAGAGCCGTCGCCTGGTGCGCCGACGCCCGCCGGTGGCCCGCCGTCGACGAACACACCGCACCCGCCCTCGCCGCCGAACTCCTACGCCTGACCGCCCCCTCCCCACTGCTGCCCCGAGCCGCCGCCGCCGACGCCACCCTCGCCGGACACCCCGTGCGCGCCGGCGACCGGCTCATCCTCGTCGCCCGCCACGCCGCCCGCGCCCACCACCGCACCCCACCCGAGGACCCCGCCGCCACCCAGGCCGTCTTCGGCACCGGAACCCACGCCTGCCCCGGCGCCGCCCTGGCCCGCACCCAACTCGCCGACACCCTCCTCGCCCTGGCCCCCCACCACCCCCACGTCACCCGCGCCCGCGTCGACCGCCACGCCGCCCTGCCCGGCTACGCCCACCTCACCCTGCGCGCGGAAGGAACCCGCTGA
- a CDS encoding NAD-dependent epimerase/dehydratase family protein, whose amino-acid sequence MRIAITGAAGFCGSHLARAAARLGLDVTCHGRRPGPLGHHLLWDATRADPDFTGADLIVHCAAAVADLPRGHRAEAHQHAVNVTGTQRVLRAAAGRPLVHVSSASVYDPRTTAQALTEAHPTDAGHLNAYGRTKAAAERHALAAGAVVLRPRAVYGPGDPHLLPPLLARARHGLLPLPGPDIPLSLTAVANLTDACLAALGLTTTPPWPPGAYNIADPVPYRRDAALRHVLATHHLPARITHLPTPLARLAARTTLLPGLTPYTLDLLTRGVVLDLTRAHAQGWNSRHTLADYRP is encoded by the coding sequence ATGCGCATCGCCATCACCGGCGCCGCCGGCTTCTGCGGCTCCCATCTCGCCCGCGCCGCCGCCCGGTTGGGCCTCGACGTCACCTGCCACGGCCGCCGCCCCGGCCCGCTGGGGCACCACCTGCTCTGGGACGCCACCCGGGCCGACCCCGACTTCACCGGCGCCGACCTCATCGTCCACTGCGCCGCCGCCGTCGCCGACCTGCCCCGCGGCCACCGGGCCGAAGCCCACCAGCACGCCGTCAACGTCACCGGCACCCAGCGCGTCCTGCGCGCCGCCGCCGGCCGCCCCCTCGTCCACGTCAGCAGCGCCAGCGTCTACGACCCGCGCACCACCGCCCAAGCCCTCACCGAGGCCCACCCCACCGACGCCGGCCACCTCAACGCCTACGGCCGCACCAAAGCCGCCGCCGAACGCCACGCCCTTGCCGCCGGCGCCGTCGTCCTGCGCCCCCGCGCCGTCTACGGCCCCGGCGACCCCCACCTGCTGCCACCCCTGCTCGCCCGCGCCCGCCACGGCCTGCTGCCCCTGCCCGGCCCCGACATCCCGCTCAGCCTCACCGCCGTCGCCAACCTCACCGACGCCTGCCTGGCCGCCCTCGGCCTCACCACCACCCCACCCTGGCCCCCCGGCGCCTACAACATCGCCGACCCCGTCCCCTACCGCCGCGACGCCGCCCTGCGCCACGTCCTGGCCACCCACCACCTGCCCGCCCGCATCACCCACCTGCCCACCCCCCTCGCCCGCCTCGCCGCCCGCACCACCCTGCTGCCCGGCCTCACCCCCTACACCCTCGACCTGCTCACCCGCGGCGTCGTCCTCGACCTCACCCGCGCCCACGCCCAGGGCTGGAACTCCCGCCACACCCTCGCTGACTACCGGCCCTGA
- a CDS encoding M14 family zinc carboxypeptidase, which translates to MLTDTSTGAGRAILLHDRYPTLDELTDTAHQLAARHPRRCRVRTLGTSRAGRPLHLLSIGPEAPAHHAADHVLVVSGAHADEFSGRAGIVELAHRALASLAPHARTTWHFLLCLDPDGAHLARGGLLARTLPAYFAGYRV; encoded by the coding sequence ATGCTGACCGACACCTCGACCGGCGCGGGAAGGGCGATACTGCTCCACGACCGCTATCCCACGCTCGACGAACTCACCGACACCGCACACCAACTGGCCGCCCGCCACCCCCGACGCTGCCGGGTGCGCACCCTCGGCACCTCCCGCGCCGGCCGCCCCCTCCACCTCCTGTCCATCGGCCCCGAAGCCCCCGCCCACCACGCCGCCGACCACGTCCTGGTCGTCTCCGGCGCCCACGCCGACGAGTTCTCCGGCCGGGCCGGCATCGTCGAACTCGCCCACCGCGCCCTGGCCAGCCTCGCCCCGCACGCGCGCACGACCTGGCACTTCCTGCTCTGCCTCGACCCCGACGGCGCCCACCTGGCCCGCGGCGGCCTCCTCGCCCGCACCCTGCCCGCCTACTTCGCCGGCTACCGGGTCTAA